From a region of the Microcebus murinus isolate Inina chromosome 25, M.murinus_Inina_mat1.0, whole genome shotgun sequence genome:
- the LOC105858200 gene encoding large ribosomal subunit protein uL22-like has translation MVRYSLDPENPTKSCKSRGSNLRVHFKNTRETAQAIKGMHIRKATKYLKDVTLKKQCVPFRRYNGGVGRCAQAKQWGWTQGRWPKKSAEFLLHMLKNAESNAELKGLDVDSLVIEHIQVNKAPKMRRQTYRAHGRINPYMSSPCHIEMILTEKEQIVPKPEEEVAQKKKISQKKLKKQKLMARE, from the coding sequence ATGGTTCGCTATTCACTTGACccagaaaaccccacaaaatcaTGCAAGTCAAGAGGTTCAAATCTTCGTGTTCACTTCAAGAACACTCGTGAAACTGCCCAGGCCATCAAGGGTATGCATATACGAAAAGCCACCAAGTATCTGAAAGATGTCACTTTAAAGAAACAATGTGTACCATTCCGACGATACAATGGTGGAGTTGGTAGGTGTGCCCAGGCCAAACAGTGGGGCTGGACACAGGGTCGGTGGCCCAAgaagagtgctgaatttttgcTGCACATGCTTAAAAATGCAGAGAGTAATGCTGAACTTAAGGGTTTGGATGTAGATTCCCTGGTCATTGAGCATATCCAGGTGAACAAAGCACCCAAGATGCGTCGCCAAACTTACAGAGCTCATGGTCGGATTAATCCATACATGAGTTCCCCCTGCCACATCGAGATGATCCTCactgaaaaggaacaaattgttCCAAAACCAGAAGAGGAGGttgcacagaagaaaaagatatcccAGAAGAAACTCAAGAAACAGAAACTTATGGCACGGGAATAg